From Hoplias malabaricus isolate fHopMal1 chromosome 11, fHopMal1.hap1, whole genome shotgun sequence, a single genomic window includes:
- the si:ch211-14c7.2 gene encoding titin homolog, which translates to MLQQNNNNNSLCVDTAHRELLQRNGVPLSLGAIPLIKGLRAWALSTAFNSKTKRKAAAEQLRHQTSDQHRGWKPKENLSSCRTPGALVTVATLKGSEGVRQTQTRCLFLREGYSYLCTVGNNKGPGCRARGPRITLNSVEGMRGEAYVSLRGRKTCQDEAGAPEVKPQVVQKWRKSSKIVRSAENSSVTQSKDSKQEQETKRDSQTDAIMQCLKAKNKHSVQQGTLNENNDEIFTHRCEPGISAKASSSASGDSEAYTVKEMPRVSLASTEHKSDLVADVNLNQTNKPQSIHLVSDVATSGELWPEEFKQDSIQRNAEIEQDISHIYKETSIASIVNATRNPPEAKIDHNFCKSENEVVIPKEDANYGHDLAETESAVKPRIDKDSLKSETNQSEVVIDSQKKLKDEDDTMNRSRTDSTLEEPGKVEGGSKVSREKEINKAKNDQARENKDFPESKTRESEVVILPPDVMIQKESPDQGHMLVVALNEAKDNTENDSIKRKYNQHSEVINIDEPYKYADEAMGLSRIKNQKDDPSQGHGLAGTETESKVRMDKDSLISENDQPEVVIVSEEKDGNQDETLALVRTQGPVKHSDQCHDLAGIRTGFKTRRDKDDQSDVVIHSGKNENDKDETLDMFKLSMFKMDTSHGHKFIGVENGSKARTEKDEQPEDSKEMNKFEEDLSDIVTTKSAVKRPDQDHELAETESGSKPGIDEGSVKGENDKLKVVIHYEQTDEGEDDAGGMEESCSSLCLKEVNSGCEEQWCGKSSSRGPPKAFLINPAFNSTTAITTASSRQQQGVGAGFRSLRPELGSQLLLEQEKGLEQDRSKVAGNERLDEGGEEEEDEFGVFMQAGEEQIWTQGFNRLQQVPSGMCDGIGQRNSSNAIEPMSWSSDWTGGLSFHQSNDSWATFNRDDEDVSRGAESEINAGQWWSSTAAENTHVTPLHNLSCVFLEAFPCVDVSCEGDSECVPTLKELLQKPVENHRATKLQSRNLIDGLQDLERMIGVKYKGAESLSRKLLLQSLHLGPASSERIIGRRQATAQFSPNLPSSNQQLAANAKRRLSYDINRNITT; encoded by the exons ATGCtccagcaaaacaacaacaataactcCCTGTGTGTGGACACGGCACACAGGGAGCTGCTGCAGAGGAACGGTGTTCCACTGAGCCTCGGAGCCATTCCCCTCATCAAGGGCCTGAGAGCCTGGGCCCTCAGCACCGCTTTTAACTCCAAAACCAAGAGGAAAGCTGCAGCGGAACAACTCAGACATCAGACCTCAGACCAGCACAGGGGATG GAAACCAAAGGAGAACCTGTCCTCATGTCGTACTCCAGGGGCTCTGGTGACTGTGGCAACGCTGAAGGGTTCAGAGGGAGTTCGACAGACTCAGACTCGCTGCCTCTTCCTCCGAGAGGGATACAGCTACCTCTGCACTGTCGGGAACAACAAAGGACCTGGATGTAGAGCCAGAGGGCCGCGGATAACTCTGAATTCAGTTGAGGGAATGAGAGGAGAGGCGTATGTATCTCTCAGAGGAAGAAAAACATGTCAGGATGAGGCAGGAGCTCCAGAGGTCAAACCTCAGGTTGTCCAGAAGTGGAGAAAGTCAAGTAAAATTGTCAGATCTGCAGAAAACAGTTCAGTTACTCAGAGTAAAGACTCAAAACAAGAACAAGAGACTAAAAGGGACTCTCAGACTGATGCCATAATGCAGTGCCTCAAGGCTAAAAACAAGCATTCAGTACAACAAGGGACATTAAATGAGAATAATGACGAGATTTTCACACACAGGTGTGAGCCAGGAATCTCAGCCAAAGCTAGTTCCAGTGCATCTGGGGATTCTGAGGCTTATACTGTGAAGGAAATGCCCAGAGTTAGCTTAGCTAGCACTGAACACAAGAGTGACCTTGTAGCAGATGTAAATCTGAACCAAACTAATAAACCCCAGAGCATACATCTTGTCAGTGATGTGGCAACATCTGGAGAGTTGTGGCCTGAAGAGTTTAAACAAGATAGCATTCAGAGAAATGCAGAGATAGAGCAAGACATTAGCCACATATACAAAGAGACTAGCATAGCTAGCATAGTTAATGCAACCAGAAATCCCCCAGAGGCCAAAATAGACCATAACTTTTGTAAAAGTGAAAATGAGGTGGTAATTCCAAAAGAGGATGCCAATTACGGTCATGACCTTGCAGAAACTGAAAGTGCAGTCAAGCCCAGAATAGATAAAGACTCACTTAAAAGTGAGACTAATCAGTCTGAGGTGGTCATCGATTCACAGAAAAAGCTAAAAGATGAAGACGACACTATGAATAGGTCTAGGACTGACAGCACACTGGAGGAACCTGGTAAAGTAGAGGGTGGATCCAAGgtcagcagagagaaagaaataaataaagctaaGAATGATCAAGCTCGGGAGAATAAAGACTTCCCTGAAAGTAAAACTAGAGAGTCTGAGGTGGTCATCCTTCCTCCTGATGTCATGATTCAAAAAGAGAGCCCTGATCAAGGTCACATGCTTGTGGTTGCGCTAAATGAAGCCAAGGACAACACAGAAAATGATTCAATTAAAAGGAAATATAATCAACACAGTGAGGTAATAAATATTGACGAACCTTATAAATATGCAGATGAAGCTATGGGTTTATCTAGGATCAAGAATCAAAAAGATGATCCTAGTCAAGGTCATGGCCTAGCGGGAACTGAGACAGAGTCCAAGGTCAGGATGGACAAGGACTCCCTTATAAGTGAGAATGATCAACCTGAGGTGGTTATCGTTTCTGAGGAAAAAGATGGAAACCAAGATGAGACCTTGGCTCTGGTTAGAACCCAGGGCCCAGTGAAGCATTCTGACCAATGTCATGATCTTGCTGGAATTAGGACTGGATTCAAGACCAGGAGAGACAAAGATGACCAATCTGATGTGGTCATCCATTCTGGGAAAAATGAGAATGACAAAGATGAGACTTTGGATATGTTTAAACTCAGTATGTTTAAAATGGACACTAGTCATGGCCACAAATTCATAGGAGTGGAGAATGGGTCCAAGGCCAGAACCGAGAAAGATGAGCAACCTGAGGACTCtaaggaaatgaacaaatttgAAGAGGATCTGTCGGACATTGTGACAACCAAGAGTGCAGTTAAAAGGCCTGATCAGGATCATGAACTTGCAGAAACAGAGAGTGGATCCAAGCCTGGGATTGATGAAGGCTCTGTTAAAGGTGAAAATGACAAACTTAAAGTGGTCATCCATTATGAACAAACTGATGAAGGTGAAGATGATGCAGGAGGAATGGAGGAATCCTGTTCTTCTCTGTGTTTGAAGGAAGTAAACAGTGGTTGTGAggaacagtggtgtggtaaatctTCATCACGAGGACCTCCTAAAGCCTTCCTGATTAATCCTGCCTTCAACTCTACCACAGCCATAACAACAGCCTCCAGCAGGCAGCAGCAAGGGGTGGGGGCTGGCTTTAGGAGCTTAAGACCTGAGCTTGGATCTCAACTACTTTTAGAACAGGAGAAAGGTCTGGAGCAGGACCGGAGCAAAGTGGCTGGGAATGAAAGACTGGATGAGggaggagaggaagaagaggatgaATTTGGGGTCTTCATGCAGGCGGGAGAGGAGCAGATATGGACCCAAGGGTTCAACCGACTCCAACAAGTGCCTTCAGGAATGTGTGATGGCATTG GACAAAGAAACTCCTCTAATGCAATTGAGCCCATGTCCTGGTCGTCTGATTGGACTGGAGGTCTGTCATTCCACCAATCAAATGACTCATGGGCCACATTTAATCGGGATGACGAGGATGTCAGCAGAGGGGCGGAGTCTGAGATAAACGCCGGCCAATGGTGGAGCTCAACTGCAGCAGAGAACACGCATGTCACACCTTTACATAATCTG tcttgtgtgtttttagaggcATTTCCCTGTGTGGACGTATCCTGTGAAGGAGATAGTGAGTGCGTCCCGACTCTAAAGGAGCTTCTCCAGAAACCAGTTGAAAACCACAGAGCTACAAAACTTCA GAGCCGGAACCTAATAGATGGCCTGCAGGATCTGGAGAGGATGATTGGTGTGAAGTATAAAGGAGCAGAGTCTCTGAGCCGTAAGCTCCTCCTCCAGTCTCTCCACCTGGGCCCAGCCAGCTCT gaGCGCATCATTGGCCGGAGACAGGCAACTGCTCAATTCTCCCCAAACCTCCCCTCCTCCAACCAGCAGCTAGCAGCTAACGCTAAGAGAAGGCTCTCCTATGACATCAACAGGAACATTACGACCTAG